The Streptomyces laurentii genome contains a region encoding:
- a CDS encoding two-component regulator (C-terminal DNA-binding domain of LuxR-like proteins. This domain contains a helix-turn-helix motif and binds DNA. Proteins belonging to this group are response regulators; some act as transcriptional activators, others as transcriptional repressors. Many...; cd06170;~DNA binding residues [nucleotide binding];~Response regulator containing a CheY-like receiver domain and an HTH DNA-binding domain [Signal transduction mechanisms / Transcription]; COG2197;~Signal receiver domain; originally thought to be unique to bacteria (CheY, OmpR, NtrC, and PhoB), now recently identified in eukaroytes ETR1 Arabidopsis thaliana; this domain receives the signal from the sensor partner in a two-component systems; cd00156;~dimerization interface [polypeptide binding];~identified by MetaGeneAnnotator; putative;~intermolecular recognition site;~phosphorylation site [posttranslational modification];~two-component regulator [Streptomyces venezuelae ATCC10712]), with product MSVLLEQPASLVAYRPNKPTAMVVVADPRVRSTVTRHLWALGVRDVIEASSIAEARPRVGNPRDICVADVHLPDGSGLTLLSETRAAGWPNGLALSAADDIGAVRNALAGGVKGYVVTGTRTNIGHPTRPGAAPIGSAAARLGHRRPPGAPSHPGGYRELSGREVEVLRLVAEGQSNKAIGVSMGLSALTVKSHLARIARKLGTGDRAGMVAVALRTGIIH from the coding sequence GTGTCCGTTCTCCTCGAGCAGCCCGCAAGCCTGGTCGCCTACCGCCCGAACAAGCCGACGGCCATGGTCGTCGTGGCCGACCCACGCGTCCGTTCCACCGTCACCCGTCATCTGTGGGCGCTCGGTGTACGCGACGTCATCGAGGCGTCATCCATCGCGGAGGCGCGTCCCCGCGTCGGCAACCCACGCGACATCTGCGTCGCCGACGTCCACCTCCCCGACGGCAGCGGGCTGACCCTGCTGTCCGAGACCCGCGCCGCGGGCTGGCCCAACGGCCTCGCCCTCTCGGCCGCCGACGACATCGGCGCCGTGCGCAACGCGCTGGCGGGCGGGGTCAAGGGATACGTCGTCACCGGTACGCGCACGAACATCGGGCACCCCACCCGCCCCGGCGCCGCCCCCATCGGCTCCGCGGCCGCCCGCCTCGGCCACCGCCGCCCCCCGGGTGCCCCGAGCCACCCGGGCGGCTACCGCGAGCTCTCCGGCCGTGAGGTCGAGGTGCTGCGGCTGGTGGCCGAGGGCCAGTCCAACAAGGCCATCGGCGTGTCCATGGGCCTGTCGGCCCTGACCGTCAAGTCCCACCTGGCCCGGATCGCCCGCAAGCTGGGCACCGGCGACCGGGCCGGCATGGTCGCGGTCGCCCTGCGCACCGGGATCATCCACTGA